Proteins encoded together in one Streptomyces sp. B1I3 window:
- a CDS encoding M67 family metallopeptidase, whose product MLTITQALYDQIVAHSRADHPDEACGVVAGPAGTGRAERFIPMLNAARSPTFYEFDSTDLLKLYREMDDRDEEPVIIYHSHTATEAYPSRTDVSYANEPGAHYVLVSTADTDEAGPFQFRSYRIVDGAITEENVEVVEAYPSAA is encoded by the coding sequence ATGCTGACCATCACCCAGGCGCTCTACGACCAGATCGTCGCGCACTCCCGCGCCGACCACCCCGACGAGGCGTGCGGAGTGGTCGCGGGCCCGGCCGGAACGGGCCGCGCCGAACGCTTCATCCCGATGCTCAACGCCGCACGCTCGCCCACGTTCTACGAGTTCGACTCGACCGACCTGCTGAAGCTCTACCGCGAGATGGACGACCGTGACGAGGAGCCGGTGATCATCTACCACTCCCACACGGCGACCGAGGCCTACCCGTCCCGCACCGACGTCTCGTACGCCAACGAGCCGGGCGCCCACTACGTGCTGGTCTCCACGGCGGACACCGATGAGGCGGGCCCCTTCCAGTTCCGCTCGTACCGCATCGTGGACGGTGCGATCACGGAGGAGAACGTCGAGGTCGTGGAGGCCTACCCCTCCGCCGCCTGA
- the rph gene encoding ribonuclease PH, with protein MSRIDGRTPEQLRPVTIERGWSKHAEGSVLVSFGDTKVFCTASVTEGVPRWRKGSGEGWVTAEYSMLPRSTNTRGDREAVRGKIGGRTHEISRLIGRSLRAVIDYKALGENTIVLDCDVLQADGGTRTAAITGAYVALADAIAWAQGKKIVKHGRKPLTGTVAAISVGIVDGTPLLDLCYEEDVRAETDMNVVCTGDGRFVEVQGTAEAQPFDRTELGALLDLATAGCADLTALQNEALARTLGE; from the coding sequence ATGTCTCGTATCGACGGCCGCACCCCCGAACAGCTCCGCCCCGTCACCATCGAACGCGGATGGAGCAAGCACGCCGAAGGCTCCGTACTCGTCTCCTTCGGCGACACCAAGGTCTTCTGCACCGCCTCCGTCACCGAAGGCGTCCCGCGCTGGCGCAAGGGCAGCGGCGAAGGCTGGGTCACCGCCGAATACTCCATGCTGCCCCGCTCCACCAACACCCGCGGCGACCGCGAGGCCGTACGCGGCAAGATCGGCGGCCGCACCCACGAGATCAGCCGCCTCATCGGCCGTTCCCTGCGCGCCGTCATCGACTACAAGGCCCTCGGCGAGAACACCATCGTCCTGGACTGCGACGTCCTCCAGGCCGACGGCGGCACCCGCACCGCGGCCATCACCGGCGCCTACGTCGCCCTTGCCGACGCCATCGCCTGGGCCCAGGGCAAGAAGATCGTCAAGCACGGACGCAAGCCCCTCACCGGCACCGTCGCCGCGATCAGCGTCGGCATCGTCGACGGCACCCCCCTCCTCGACCTCTGCTACGAGGAGGACGTCCGCGCCGAGACCGACATGAACGTCGTCTGCACCGGTGACGGCCGCTTCGTCGAGGTCCAGGGCACCGCCGAGGCCCAGCCCTTCGACCGCACGGAACTGGGCGCGCTGCTCGACCTCGCCACCGCCGGCTGCGCCGACCTGACGGCCCTCCAGAACGAGGCGCTCGCCCGTACGCTCGGCGAGTAG
- a CDS encoding PLP-dependent cysteine synthase family protein codes for MRYDSPLEAVGNTPLVRLPRLSPSEDVRIWAKLEDRNPTGSIKDRPALHMVEQAEKDGRLTPGCTILEPTSGNTGISLAMAAKLKGYRIVCVMPENTSQERRDLLAMWGAEIISSPAAGGSNTAVRVAKELSAEHPDWVMLYQYGNPDNAGAHYATTGPEILADLPSITHFVAGLGTTGTLMGVGRYLREHKPDVRIVAAEPRYDDLVYGLRNLDEGFVPELYDASVLTTRFSVGSADAVTRTRELLQQEGIFAGVSTGAALHAAIGVGNKAVKAGEPADIAFVVADGGWKYLSTGVYTAPTTEAAIETLHGQLWA; via the coding sequence ATGCGGTACGACTCCCCGCTGGAGGCCGTGGGCAACACGCCCCTGGTCCGCCTTCCGCGGCTGTCCCCGTCCGAGGACGTCCGCATCTGGGCCAAGCTCGAGGACCGCAACCCCACCGGCTCGATCAAGGACCGCCCCGCGCTCCACATGGTCGAGCAGGCGGAGAAGGACGGCCGCCTCACCCCCGGCTGCACCATCCTGGAGCCGACCAGCGGCAACACCGGCATCTCCCTCGCCATGGCGGCCAAGCTCAAGGGCTACCGCATCGTGTGCGTCATGCCGGAGAACACCTCGCAGGAACGGCGCGACCTGCTCGCCATGTGGGGCGCCGAGATCATCTCCTCCCCGGCCGCGGGCGGCTCCAACACCGCCGTACGCGTGGCCAAGGAGCTCTCCGCCGAGCATCCCGACTGGGTGATGCTGTACCAGTACGGCAACCCGGACAACGCCGGCGCCCACTACGCGACCACCGGCCCGGAGATCCTCGCCGACCTCCCGTCCATCACGCACTTCGTGGCGGGCCTCGGCACCACCGGCACCCTCATGGGCGTCGGCCGCTACCTGCGGGAGCACAAGCCGGACGTCAGGATCGTCGCGGCCGAACCCCGCTACGACGACCTCGTCTACGGCCTGCGCAACCTCGACGAGGGCTTCGTCCCCGAGCTCTACGACGCGTCGGTCCTCACCACCCGCTTCTCCGTCGGGTCCGCCGACGCGGTCACCCGAACCCGCGAACTCCTCCAGCAGGAGGGCATCTTCGCGGGTGTGTCCACCGGCGCCGCACTGCATGCGGCGATCGGCGTCGGCAACAAGGCCGTCAAGGCGGGCGAGCCGGCCGACATCGCCTTCGTCGTCGCCGACGGAGGCTGGAAGTACCTGTCGACGGGCGTCTACACCGCCCCCACCACAGAAGCCGCCATCGAAACGCTGCACGGCCAGCTCTGGGCCTGA
- the rdgB gene encoding RdgB/HAM1 family non-canonical purine NTP pyrophosphatase, giving the protein MTRLILATRNAGKITELHAILADAGLTHELVGADAYPEIPDVKETGVTFAENALLKAHALARATGHPAIADDSGLCVDVLGGAPGIFSARWSGTHGDDRANLDLLLAQLGDIADPHRGAYFACAAALALPDGTERVVEGRLTGTLRHTPAGTHGFGYDPILQPDDETRTCAELTPAEKNAISHRGKAFRALVPVVRELVG; this is encoded by the coding sequence ATGACCCGCCTGATCCTCGCCACCCGCAACGCCGGGAAAATCACCGAACTCCACGCGATCCTCGCCGACGCAGGTCTCACCCACGAACTCGTCGGCGCGGACGCGTACCCCGAGATCCCCGACGTCAAGGAGACCGGCGTCACCTTCGCCGAGAACGCCCTCCTCAAGGCCCACGCCCTGGCGCGCGCCACCGGCCACCCGGCCATCGCCGACGACTCCGGCCTCTGTGTCGACGTACTCGGCGGCGCCCCCGGCATCTTCTCGGCCCGCTGGTCCGGCACCCACGGCGACGACCGGGCCAACCTGGACCTGCTCCTGGCCCAGCTCGGTGACATCGCCGACCCCCACCGCGGGGCCTACTTCGCCTGCGCCGCGGCCCTCGCCCTCCCCGACGGCACGGAACGCGTCGTCGAGGGCCGCCTCACCGGCACCCTGCGCCACACCCCCGCGGGCACCCACGGCTTCGGCTACGACCCGATCCTCCAGCCGGACGACGAGACCCGGACCTGCGCGGAACTCACCCCGGCGGAGAAGAACGCGATCAGCCACCGCGGCAAGGCGTTCAGGGCTCTGGTGCCGGTGGTGCGGGAGCTGGTGGGCTGA
- a CDS encoding type II toxin-antitoxin system PemK/MazF family toxin, translating to MNTWWWVASAAVVLLALVATVSDGWGRGGRGPRRPGGRTRPPGRGPGRAPERVRARPHGEPRPGEIWWADVPFEDGPGSKDRPCLVLSVRGGTAVVAKITSRSHEERPGVIALPPGAVGDARGRQSFLETDELRDVAMSGFRRKAGEVEASVWERVRELG from the coding sequence ATGAACACGTGGTGGTGGGTGGCGTCGGCCGCCGTCGTCCTGCTGGCTCTCGTCGCTACGGTCTCCGACGGGTGGGGGCGGGGCGGGCGCGGGCCGCGGAGACCGGGCGGGCGGACCCGTCCGCCGGGGCGCGGGCCGGGCCGGGCGCCGGAGCGGGTACGGGCGCGGCCGCACGGTGAGCCGCGGCCCGGGGAGATCTGGTGGGCGGACGTGCCGTTCGAGGACGGGCCCGGGTCCAAGGACCGGCCGTGTCTCGTGCTGTCGGTGCGGGGCGGCACGGCGGTCGTCGCCAAGATCACCAGCAGGTCCCATGAGGAGCGGCCCGGGGTGATCGCACTGCCGCCGGGGGCCGTGGGGGACGCGCGCGGGCGGCAGAGTTTCCTGGAGACGGACGAGCTGCGGGACGTGGCGATGTCGGGGTTCCGCCGGAAGGCGGGCGAGGTGGAGGCGTCCGTGTGGGAGCGGGTGCGGGAGCTGGGGTAG
- a CDS encoding amino acid permease, with product MTSAQVDNGQADGPKAAEAGTAGEGYQRGLGARQIQMIAIGGAIGTGLFLGAGKAIDRAGPSLILAYAIAGLVIFFIMRALGELLMYRPVSGSFSEYAREFLGPFFGFVTGWTYWLFWVVTGITEVTAAATYMTYWWDIPQWLSALVFTVILYGANLISVKLFGELEFWFSMVKVTAILGMILICAGVLTLGFSDAGDTATVANLWNDGGFFPEGISGTLMTLQIVMFAFLAVELVGVTAGESKDPKTVLPKAINTVPWRIAVFYVGALIMILSVVPWSSFQPGVSPFVAAFEEMGLGIGAAIVNFVVLTAALSSCNSGMYSTGRMLRDLALNGQGPKAFTKLTRNGLPLIGTTFSAALMLVGVWINYQWPGDAFNYVVSFATISGMWAWIMILVCQIRYRAKADRGELPQSTFRAPGAPYSSWFALAFIGLVIVMMAVDKDARISLYCAPLWGLILGVSYLVLKARNPENTSFAKR from the coding sequence ATGACATCGGCGCAGGTCGACAACGGACAGGCGGACGGCCCGAAGGCCGCGGAAGCCGGCACGGCGGGTGAGGGCTACCAGCGTGGCCTGGGAGCTCGGCAGATCCAGATGATCGCGATCGGCGGCGCCATCGGCACCGGGCTCTTCCTCGGTGCGGGCAAAGCCATCGACCGGGCCGGGCCCAGCCTCATCCTGGCGTACGCCATCGCGGGCCTGGTCATCTTCTTCATCATGCGCGCCCTGGGCGAACTGCTCATGTACCGCCCCGTGTCCGGCTCCTTCTCGGAGTACGCGCGCGAGTTCCTCGGCCCCTTCTTCGGATTCGTGACCGGCTGGACGTACTGGCTGTTCTGGGTCGTCACCGGAATCACCGAAGTCACCGCCGCGGCAACCTATATGACGTACTGGTGGGATATCCCGCAATGGCTGTCCGCGCTGGTGTTCACCGTCATCCTCTACGGGGCGAACCTGATCTCGGTCAAGCTCTTCGGTGAGCTCGAATTCTGGTTCTCGATGGTCAAGGTCACCGCGATCCTCGGCATGATCCTCATCTGTGCCGGAGTGCTCACGCTCGGCTTCTCCGACGCCGGTGACACCGCGACCGTCGCCAACCTGTGGAACGACGGCGGCTTCTTCCCCGAAGGCATCAGCGGCACGCTGATGACCCTCCAGATCGTGATGTTCGCCTTCCTCGCCGTCGAGCTGGTCGGTGTCACCGCGGGCGAGTCCAAGGATCCCAAGACCGTCCTGCCCAAGGCCATCAACACCGTGCCGTGGCGTATCGCCGTCTTCTACGTCGGGGCGCTCATCATGATCCTCTCCGTGGTCCCGTGGAGCTCGTTCCAGCCGGGCGTCTCGCCGTTCGTCGCCGCGTTCGAGGAGATGGGCCTCGGCATCGGCGCCGCGATCGTCAACTTCGTCGTCCTGACCGCCGCGCTCTCCTCCTGCAACTCCGGCATGTACTCCACCGGCCGGATGCTGCGCGACCTCGCACTCAACGGCCAGGGACCCAAGGCGTTCACCAAGCTCACCAGGAACGGCCTGCCGCTGATCGGCACCACGTTCTCCGCCGCCCTGATGCTCGTCGGCGTGTGGATCAACTACCAGTGGCCCGGTGACGCCTTCAACTACGTCGTCTCCTTCGCCACCATCTCCGGCATGTGGGCCTGGATCATGATCCTCGTCTGCCAGATCCGCTACCGCGCCAAGGCCGACCGCGGCGAGCTGCCCCAGTCGACCTTCAGGGCGCCCGGCGCCCCCTACAGCAGCTGGTTCGCGCTGGCGTTCATCGGCCTGGTCATCGTCATGATGGCCGTCGACAAGGACGCCCGGATCTCGCTGTACTGCGCACCGCTGTGGGGGCTCATCCTCGGCGTCTCCTACCTCGTCCTCAAGGCCCGCAACCCCGAGAACACCTCCTTCGCCAAGCGCTGA
- a CDS encoding putative leader peptide produces MVPHDVSDKTPGMLLVARLHVDLCRLSSAMCPAAACP; encoded by the coding sequence ATGGTTCCCCATGACGTGAGCGACAAGACGCCGGGCATGCTGCTCGTCGCGCGGCTGCACGTCGACCTGTGCAGGCTCTCCAGCGCGATGTGTCCCGCTGCCGCATGCCCGTGA
- a CDS encoding DUF2017 domain-containing protein: MAGHFEATPGGGAAVALDEVEIAILRSLAVQLLELIGPGDEPADGEDPLAALFAEGPSEPPADPALARLFPEAYGKPEGYGDGDKELREASAEFRRFTENDLRARKREDALVVVRTLDALGPVGEGGAVLTLTAGECRNWLGSLNDLRLTIGTRLEVSDEDEGQDGSLYRLPDSDPRKPMVMAYLWLGALQETLVETLMP; the protein is encoded by the coding sequence ATGGCCGGCCACTTCGAGGCCACCCCCGGCGGCGGCGCGGCCGTCGCGCTCGACGAGGTCGAGATCGCCATCCTGCGCTCCCTCGCCGTCCAGCTGCTCGAACTCATCGGACCCGGTGACGAACCCGCCGACGGCGAGGACCCCCTCGCCGCACTGTTCGCCGAAGGGCCGAGCGAGCCGCCCGCCGATCCCGCGCTCGCGCGGCTCTTCCCCGAGGCGTACGGGAAACCCGAGGGGTACGGGGACGGGGACAAGGAACTGCGCGAGGCGTCGGCGGAGTTCCGCCGCTTCACGGAGAACGACCTGCGCGCCCGCAAGCGCGAGGACGCCCTCGTGGTCGTGCGGACCCTGGACGCGCTCGGACCCGTCGGAGAGGGCGGCGCGGTGCTCACCCTCACCGCCGGCGAGTGCCGCAACTGGCTGGGGTCCCTCAACGACCTCCGTCTCACCATCGGCACCCGCCTCGAGGTCTCCGACGAGGACGAGGGCCAGGACGGCTCCCTCTACCGCCTCCCCGACAGCGATCCGCGCAAGCCGATGGTGATGGCCTATCTCTGGCTCGGCGCACTCCAGGAAACGCTTGTCGAAACGCTGATGCCATAG
- a CDS encoding PTS transporter subunit EIIC produces MSTDTAPAAPAKKRGAGVFQGLQKVGRSLQLPIAVLPAAGILLRLGQPDVFGAEGLGWGKVATVFATAGDAVFANLPLLFCVGIAIGFAKKADGSTALAALVGFLVYKNVLTAFPTSDAVVNTTANKGVDVAATYNDPKVFGGIIMGLLAAVIWQRYHRTKLVDWLGFFNGRRLVPIIMAFVGTIMGVLFGLVWEPIGDLITNFGEWMTGLGAVGAGVFGVVNRALLPVGMHQFVNTVAWQEIGSFKDSAGGMWHGDLPRFFHGDPTAGQFMSGFFPIMMFALPAAALAITHCARPERRKAVGGMMMSLALTSFVTGITEPIEFAFMFIAPLLYVIHAVLTAVSMAVTWGLGVHHGFSFSAGAIDYFLNWNLATKPWMIIPIGLVFAVIYYVVFRFAITKFNLTTPGREPEEEVEDLTKA; encoded by the coding sequence ATGAGTACGGACACCGCTCCGGCCGCGCCCGCGAAGAAGCGGGGCGCCGGTGTGTTCCAGGGCCTGCAGAAGGTGGGTCGCAGCCTGCAGCTGCCGATCGCCGTGCTGCCGGCAGCGGGCATTCTGCTCCGCCTCGGCCAGCCCGATGTCTTCGGGGCCGAGGGCCTGGGCTGGGGCAAGGTCGCCACGGTCTTCGCGACCGCCGGTGACGCGGTCTTCGCCAACCTGCCGCTGCTGTTCTGCGTCGGTATAGCCATCGGCTTCGCCAAGAAGGCCGACGGCTCCACCGCGCTCGCCGCCCTGGTCGGCTTCCTGGTCTACAAGAACGTGCTGACTGCGTTCCCGACCTCCGACGCCGTCGTCAACACCACGGCCAACAAGGGTGTCGACGTCGCTGCGACGTACAACGACCCCAAGGTCTTCGGCGGCATCATCATGGGCCTCCTGGCCGCCGTCATATGGCAGCGCTACCACCGCACCAAGCTGGTGGACTGGCTCGGCTTCTTCAACGGCCGCCGTCTCGTCCCGATCATCATGGCCTTCGTCGGCACCATCATGGGTGTTCTCTTCGGTCTGGTCTGGGAGCCGATCGGTGACCTCATCACCAACTTCGGTGAGTGGATGACCGGTCTGGGCGCTGTCGGCGCCGGCGTCTTCGGTGTCGTCAACCGTGCCCTGCTGCCGGTCGGCATGCATCAGTTCGTCAACACGGTGGCCTGGCAGGAGATCGGTTCCTTCAAGGACTCCGCCGGTGGCATGTGGCACGGCGACCTGCCGCGCTTCTTCCACGGTGACCCCACGGCCGGTCAGTTCATGTCCGGCTTCTTCCCGATCATGATGTTCGCGCTGCCCGCCGCCGCCCTGGCGATCACGCACTGTGCCCGCCCCGAACGCCGCAAGGCCGTGGGCGGCATGATGATGTCCCTGGCGCTGACCTCGTTCGTCACCGGCATCACGGAGCCGATCGAGTTCGCGTTCATGTTCATCGCGCCGCTGCTGTACGTGATCCACGCGGTGCTGACCGCCGTGTCGATGGCCGTCACGTGGGGCCTGGGCGTGCACCACGGCTTCAGCTTCTCCGCCGGTGCGATCGACTACTTCCTGAACTGGAACCTCGCGACCAAGCCCTGGATGATCATCCCGATCGGTCTGGTCTTCGCGGTGATCTACTACGTGGTCTTCCGCTTCGCCATCACGAAGTTCAACCTCACCACTCCGGGCCGTGAGCCCGAGGAAGAGGTCGAGGACCTCACCAAGGCGTAA
- a CDS encoding PTS transporter subunit EIIC — translation MSSSAAAAPQRKWWNGPVQGLQKVGRSLQLPVAVLPAAGLLVSLGNLFDSSLHGAFWDKFAKVLLNGGTAILDGEVGLPLLFCIGVAIGFAKKADGSTALAAVVGFLVYRGVLAAFPVDNTVTEATPDGVPQNPGVLGGIIIGLLTAVIWQRYHRTKLVDWLGFFNGRRLVPILMAFLCVILGVLFGLLWQPVGDALTWFAKQLIDLGAWGAAIFGFANRLLIPIGMHQFLNTFFWFQAGEFTGSDGGTVQGDISRFFAGDPSAGQFTSGFFPIMMFGLPAAALAIAHTARPERRKEVSGLMLSVALTSFVTGVTEPLEFSFLFVAPLLYGVHAILTGVSMGVTWAFGVHAGFSFSAGLIDYVVNWHLDTKPWLIIPIGLCFAVVYYAIFRFAITKFNLQTPGREPPEEEEKVEEDMTK, via the coding sequence ATGAGCTCGAGCGCGGCTGCAGCACCGCAGCGCAAGTGGTGGAACGGGCCGGTCCAAGGCTTGCAGAAGGTCGGGCGCAGCCTGCAGCTGCCGGTGGCCGTCCTGCCGGCGGCGGGTCTGCTGGTCAGCCTCGGCAATCTCTTCGACTCCTCTCTCCACGGCGCCTTCTGGGACAAGTTCGCCAAGGTCCTCCTGAACGGCGGGACGGCGATCCTCGACGGCGAAGTCGGCCTCCCCCTGCTCTTCTGCATCGGTGTGGCGATCGGATTCGCGAAGAAGGCCGACGGCTCGACGGCGCTCGCCGCGGTCGTCGGTTTCCTCGTCTACCGGGGCGTGCTGGCCGCGTTCCCCGTCGACAACACGGTCACCGAGGCCACGCCCGACGGCGTACCGCAGAATCCGGGGGTCCTGGGCGGCATCATCATCGGTCTGCTCACGGCCGTCATCTGGCAGCGGTACCACCGCACGAAGCTGGTCGACTGGCTCGGGTTCTTCAACGGGCGCCGGCTCGTACCGATTCTGATGGCGTTCCTCTGCGTGATCCTGGGCGTGCTGTTCGGCCTCCTGTGGCAGCCGGTGGGTGACGCGCTCACGTGGTTCGCCAAGCAGTTGATCGATCTCGGCGCCTGGGGCGCGGCGATCTTCGGGTTCGCGAACCGGTTGCTGATCCCGATCGGCATGCACCAGTTCCTGAACACGTTCTTCTGGTTCCAGGCGGGCGAGTTCACGGGCAGTGACGGCGGCACCGTGCAGGGCGACATCTCCCGCTTCTTCGCGGGCGACCCCTCGGCGGGCCAGTTCACCTCGGGCTTCTTCCCGATCATGATGTTCGGCCTGCCGGCCGCGGCCCTGGCCATCGCCCACACCGCGCGGCCGGAGCGGCGCAAGGAGGTGTCCGGGCTGATGCTGTCCGTGGCACTGACGTCGTTCGTCACGGGCGTGACGGAGCCGCTGGAGTTCTCGTTCCTCTTCGTCGCGCCACTGCTGTACGGGGTGCACGCGATCCTCACCGGTGTGTCGATGGGGGTGACCTGGGCGTTCGGCGTGCATGCGGGGTTCAGCTTCTCGGCCGGGCTGATCGACTACGTCGTCAACTGGCATCTGGATACGAAACCGTGGCTGATCATCCCGATCGGACTGTGTTTCGCGGTCGTCTACTACGCGATCTTCCGGTTCGCGATCACCAAGTTCAATCTCCAGACCCCCGGGCGGGAGCCTCCGGAGGAGGAGGAGAAGGTGGAGGAGGACATGACGAAGTAG
- a CDS encoding MoaD/ThiS family protein, protein MAIEVRIPTILRTYTDGAKAVEGSGETLADLFADLESRHNGIRERIVDGDKLRRFVNVYLNDEDVRFLDGISTKLADGDNVTILPAVAGGMR, encoded by the coding sequence ATGGCCATCGAGGTCCGCATCCCGACCATCCTCCGCACCTACACCGACGGCGCCAAGGCGGTCGAAGGCAGCGGGGAGACCCTTGCCGACCTCTTCGCCGATCTGGAGAGCCGCCACAACGGCATCCGTGAGCGCATCGTCGACGGTGACAAGCTCCGCCGCTTCGTGAACGTCTACCTGAACGACGAGGACGTCCGCTTCCTCGACGGCATCTCCACCAAGCTCGCCGACGGCGACAACGTCACCATCCTCCCGGCCGTCGCCGGCGGCATGCGCTGA
- a CDS encoding MBL fold metallo-hydrolase: MKLTVVGCSGSFPSAGSACSSYLVEADGFRLLLDMGNGALGELQRHVGLYDLDAIFLSHLHADHCIDMCAYFVVRYYRFDGGRPAAIPVYGPEGTEQRLTTAHADTPSDHAMGEVFDFHTLKSGSFDIGPFSVRTEKLRHPVDTFGIRVEHNGRTLIYSGDTGTCEGLAELAEDADLFLCEASFVHGKEDIPDLHLNGREAGEYAARAGAGRLVLTHIPPWTDAERNLADAREVYDGPVELAVPGAVYEV, encoded by the coding sequence ATGAAGCTCACCGTCGTCGGCTGCTCCGGCTCCTTCCCGTCCGCGGGTTCGGCATGCTCGAGCTACCTCGTAGAGGCCGACGGCTTCCGGCTGCTCCTCGACATGGGCAACGGCGCCCTGGGCGAGCTGCAGCGCCATGTCGGTCTCTACGACCTCGACGCCATCTTCCTCAGCCACCTCCATGCCGATCACTGCATCGACATGTGCGCGTACTTCGTCGTCCGGTACTACCGCTTCGACGGCGGGCGCCCCGCCGCCATCCCCGTGTACGGCCCCGAGGGCACCGAGCAGCGGCTGACCACCGCGCACGCCGACACCCCGTCCGACCACGCGATGGGCGAGGTCTTCGACTTCCACACGCTGAAGTCCGGATCGTTCGACATCGGCCCCTTCTCGGTCCGTACGGAGAAGCTCCGCCACCCCGTCGACACCTTCGGCATCAGGGTCGAGCACAACGGGCGCACCCTCATCTACTCCGGCGACACCGGCACCTGCGAAGGCCTGGCCGAACTCGCCGAGGACGCCGACCTGTTCCTCTGCGAGGCCTCGTTCGTCCATGGCAAGGAAGACATCCCCGACCTCCACCTCAACGGCCGCGAAGCAGGCGAGTACGCCGCACGCGCCGGAGCGGGACGCCTGGTCCTCACCCACATCCCGCCGTGGACGGACGCCGAACGCAATCTCGCCGACGCCCGCGAGGTCTACGACGGCCCGGTCGAGCTGGCGGTGCCCGGCGCGGTGTACGAGGTCTAG
- the clpS gene encoding ATP-dependent Clp protease adapter ClpS yields MSVAAPVEIERPESAEETFVVPEPDVPWVTLVHNDPVNLMSYVTYVFQAYFGYSKDKAHKLMLDVHQKGRAVVSSGSREEMERDVQAMHGYGLWATLTQDRN; encoded by the coding sequence GTGAGCGTCGCTGCCCCCGTAGAGATCGAACGTCCCGAATCGGCCGAGGAGACCTTCGTCGTCCCCGAGCCCGATGTCCCCTGGGTGACGCTGGTGCACAACGATCCGGTCAACCTGATGAGTTACGTGACGTATGTCTTCCAGGCCTACTTCGGCTACTCCAAGGACAAGGCCCACAAGCTGATGCTCGACGTCCATCAGAAGGGCCGCGCCGTCGTCTCCAGCGGAAGCCGTGAGGAGATGGAGCGCGACGTCCAGGCCATGCACGGCTACGGCCTCTGGGCCACGCTGACCCAGGACCGCAACTGA
- a CDS encoding glucose PTS transporter subunit EIIB, giving the protein MASKAEKIVAGLGGIDNIDEIEGCITRLRTEVHDPSKVDEAALKAAGAHGVVKMGTAIQVVIGTDADPIAADIEDMM; this is encoded by the coding sequence ATGGCCAGCAAGGCTGAGAAGATCGTCGCCGGGCTCGGCGGTATCGACAACATCGACGAGATCGAAGGCTGCATCACCCGCCTCCGTACCGAGGTCCACGACCCCAGCAAGGTCGACGAAGCCGCACTCAAGGCCGCCGGCGCCCACGGCGTCGTCAAGATGGGCACCGCGATCCAGGTCGTCATCGGGACCGACGCCGACCCCATCGCCGCCGACATCGAAGACATGATGTGA